Below is a genomic region from Mucilaginibacter auburnensis.
CCAAAAAAGGTGTAGGCTTGGTTAACTGCTCTCGTGGTGGTTTGATTGATGAGTTAGCGCTTGTTGACGCTTTAAACAGCGGTCAGGTTTCATTTGCTGCTTTAGATGTATTTGATAATGAGCCAACTCCTCGTCAGGAGATCATCTCTCATCCAAAAATTTCATTAACACCGCATATCGGCGCTGCAACCAACGAAGCACAAGAGCGTATTGGTGTTGAGCTGGCCAGCTTAATTATTGGTCACTTTAATAAGTAATAGTATCTTTTACAGATAGAAGGCTTCCTTAGGAAGCCTTTTTTGTTTGCCAGCTATCCTGTACAAATATTACCTTTACTTACCTTTACCCACCATGACCGTTAAAAACGATAAAAGAACCATACGCGCCTGGGCCATGTTTGACTGGGCCAATTCGGCGTATAACCTGGTAATAACTTCAACTGTATTCCCTGCCTATTATGTAGCCATTACAGCTAACCCCGCTAATGGCGACCGCGTACAGTTTTTTGGGCGTAGTATTATTAATACAGTTTTACAACAGTACACGCTTGCGGCCGCTTACATGATAATTGCGTTAATGTTACCGGTATTGAGTTCGATAGCAGATTACCGCGGTAATAAAAAGGTATTTATGCAGTTTTTTACCACCATGGGCGCAATGGCCTGTTGCGGATTGTTCTTCTTCAATAAGAACAACCTCGAATACGGTATGATCTGCTTTGCCATTGCTGCCATTGGGTACTGCGGCAGCTTTGTATTTTACAACTCTTACCTGCCCGAAATAGCTACTTTAGACATGCAGGACAAGGTGAGTGCTAAAGGATTTACCTTTGGATACATTGGCAGCGTATTACTGCAGGTAATTTGCTTTGTATTTGTACTATCGCCTGATACATTTGGTTTAACCGGGGGAGGTGCGGCGCAACTATCTTTTTTAATGGTTGGTATCTGGTGGATAGGTTTTGCCATGATACCTTTTAAGGTTTTGCCAAAGGGGAGTCCGGTAGCTAAGGCACATACACATAATATAATTAAGGGTGGCTTTATTGAGTTAGGTAAGGTATGGCAAAAGGTTAAAAATATGCCAACACTTAAACGCTATTTACCGGCGTTCTTTTTTTACAGCATGGGGGTGCAAACTATTATGCTGGTTGCCACGAGTTTTGCGGCTAAAGAGTTGAAAATGCCAACAACATCACTTATACAGATCATACTCATCATCCAGTTGGTAGCTATTGGCGGAGCTACGCTTATGTCCAGGCTGTCTGATAGGTTTGGGAACGTTAAGGTACTTACAGGAGTTATACTGATATGGGTTGTTGCCTGCCTTTGTGCTTATTTTGTAACTACAGCCACGCAGTTTTATTTATTGGCTGTATTGGTTGGGCTAATAATGGGAGGGGTGCAATCGCTGTCCAGATCAACTTATTCTAAATTTCTGCCGCAGGATATTCCTGATACAGCTTCTTTCTTTAGTTTTTACGATGTTACAGAGAAACTGGCTATAGTTGGTGGGTTGTTTAGCTTCGGTTTTATAGAACAACTTACCGGAAGTATGCGCAATTCAACGTTGGCGCTGGTTGTTTTCTTCATTATAGGATTGGGATGGTTGCTGGCTTTGGGTAGGGTTGTAGGCAAACAGATATTGGTGGATAAATAATAAATATCTTACTTAGTGTATTGAAAGCTGTCCCATTCGGTGGACCAAAAATTGCTTTTTAGCCGTGTTTTCCAATTCTTTGACAGGTAAGAGTTTATGAAATACTTAAAGCAAAATACCCTGACTTAAAAGTCTTACCATAACCAACGAAATGTAGTTATTAAACTGTTTAACAGTGATTTTTAACATTTGTCCCATTGAAAAAAAGTCATGTTGCATATGCACATGGGACAACTTAGTGTTAACTTTAAGCTATCCAAACCGATTTGATGTTAACAAATTCGTGGATACCAAACATGCCCAGCTCGCGCCCATAGCCCGATTCTTTGATACCACCAAAAGGCAACCTTGGGTCTGATTTAACCAACCCATTTACAAAGCATGAGCCTGCTTCCATTTGTGTAGCTGCAATGAGTTCGCCGCGCTCCTTATCCTGCGTAAAAACGGCGCCACCTAAGCCGAAAACACTGTCGTTAGCTATTCGTATAGCATCGGCCTCGTCTTTAGCGCTTATAATGGCTGCTACAGGCCCGAAAAGCTCCTCATCGTAGGCTGGCATGCCTTTCTTTACATTGGTAAGTACAGTAGGGGGATAGAAGGCATTCTTACCCTCCGGAACATAACCACCTAACAAGCATTTGGCACCCTTAGTAACTGAATGGTCAACCTGCTCATGTAACTCGTCGCGCAGATCGGCGCGTGCCATTGGCCCTACATCAGTGCCTTCAACCATTGGATCTCCCATCACCTTAGCTTTCATTTTTTCAACAAACAGCCGCGTAAATTCTTTCTCGATCCTTTCAACCACAACAAAGCGTTTAGCAGCAATGCAGCTTTGCCCGGCGTTGATAAGTCTGCTATTAACACATGTCTCTGCGGCATGTTCCAAATCCGCATCTTCTAATACAATATAGGCATCACTTCCACCAAGTTCAAGCACAGTCTTCTTCAAAAGCGAGCCGGCCTTTTCGGCCACCTTTTTACCGGCATTTGTGCTGCCTGTTAACGTAAGAGCTTTTACCAAAGGATTTGCTATAACATCATTTACTGATGCGCTATCCAACAACAGCGCGCGAAAAACGTTATCAGGAAATCCGGCCTGCTTTACAATATCCTCAATTGCCAATGCGCAACCCATAACGTTAGACGCATGTTTCAACAAACCACAATTGCCTGCCGCAAGTGCAGGTGCTAAAAAACGGAATACCTGCCAAAACGGAAAGTTCCAGGGCATCACAGCCAACACAACACCTATTGGCTGAAAGCTTACATAGCTTTTTGAGCCGTCTGTTTTAATATCTTGTTCCTGTAAAAACCCAGCGGCATTTTGATAGTAATACTCACAAACGGCCGCGCATTTTTCAATCTCTGCAATACCTTGCTTTATTGGCTTACCCATTTCTGTACCCATCAGTTCAGCGAGCTTATTTTTGCTGTCCACCAATTTTTTTGCCATGGACAATAGCAATTCGCTTCTTTCCTGGTGTGATGTTAATCGCCATTTAGACCATGCAGTATCTACTTGTTGTACAATGCTTTGTGTGTATAATTTTGTATACGGTTTGTGCTTTGCAACTATTTTAGCGTTGCTTGGGTTAATGGACAATAACATGTTAAGAGTTTTTTGAAGGGAGGATAATTAATAGTTTTTTAACACAAGGGTTTTTGATGTATTACTCTTTAAAAAATCAGTTAAGCGAGATATTAAAAAAATACGCAGAAAAAAGCGCACAATCCGCGTTTTTTTGCCTTTAAAAGAGGTTTTTAACAAAAAAAGTTATCATTAAAATAACAACTTCATTACAATTTTTTAACTGAATACGTGTTTGAACTGAAATTATAAAATAAGCTTAAAAAATTTATTGAGAAAATACTAAAAGTAACGTAAGGACTTGCAAAAAGTTTGCGAACGTATAAATTTGTTATACCCCTAAAATATAAGAGATGAAAGTGATTAAGCAGTTATCAATCGAACAGAAGATGCAAGTGGTTATTTTAGCAATCATTTGCTTTGCAGCCCTTATTAACTATATGAGGATGTAAACCCAAAATCAACCATGTGCCGGATGGGCCGGCACATGGTTTTATAGCCTTAAGCGCGTACTTGTCCGTTACCCCTTACCAACCATTTATAGCTGGTAAGTTCCTGTAATGCCATTGGGCCGCGCGCGTGTAGTTTCTGGGTGCTGATGCCTATTTCGGCCCCAAGGCCAAATTGAGCACCATCTGTAAACGCTGTAGAAGTATTCACATAAACAGCTGCTGCATCAACCCGGTTTAAAAATATCTCCATGTTTTTTTCATCCTCAGTTACAATAGCTTCACTATGTTTTGAGCTGTACTTAGCTATGTGTTCAAGTGCCTGTTGTAAGCCGTCAACCGTTTTTATAGCCATTTTTAAGGATAGGAACTCGGTTCCGAAGTGTTCATCACCTGCAGGATGCAGCAATTCACCAGGATAGTTGTTTTGTAACGCAGTAAAAGCTCGTTGGTCGGCAAATATGGTCACACCTGCTTCACCAAGCGGTTTGGCTACTGCTGCCAGGTCATTTATACGCGACGAATGTATAATAGCGCAATCTAAAGCGTTGCAAACGCTTACTCTACGTGTTTTAGCGTTTAAAATTATTGCCCTTCCTTTTTCCAGATCCGCAGTTTCATCAAAATACGTATGAACAATACCTGCACCGGTTTCAATTACAGGAACCTTACTATTTTTCCGTACGCTGTTAATCAAACCCTGACTACCGCGAGGTATTATAACATCAACATAGCCAACTGCCTGCATTAAAGCTTCAGCAGCTTCACGTTCTTTAGGTAATAACACAACTACGTTTGTATCAATATTGTAGGCGGTTAGTACTTTATGTATTACGCCAATAATTGCCTGGTTAGAGTAAGCCGCATCACTACCACCTTTTAGTATACATATATTACCTGTTTTGAAGCACAACGCAAATACATCAAAAGTAACATTGGGGCGTGCCTCATAAATAACACCTACTACGCCTAACGGAACGCTAATTTTTGAGATATGCAACCCGTTAGGGAGCATTTTATCTGAAAGGATATGCCCTAACGGATTATCTAACATTGATACATTAACAATGTCTTTAGCAATATCGCTTATTCGCGCTTCCGTTAATTTAAGCCGGTCATAGTTGGGGTTAGCCGGATCCATGCGCTCCAGATCTTTTTTGTTTTCTTCTAAAAGGTGGACGGTTTGCGCTACAGTTTCTGCCGCAAGCGCTTCAAGCACTTCGTTGATCCGGGTAGGGGAAACGTCAAGGTTGCGTGCCGCTGTTTGCGCACGTTCAAAATATGCTTTGTAGCTCATAATAGATCAGGATTGTAGGTAAAGATAATCATAATGAACCAACGGCTTTTGGTTTTTACGTCCCATGCTTTCTTTTGCTTTGTCGGCACCGTATTCAGCAACACCTAAACCAATCAGGTCCTTATTATCATCAACTAATTTTATAATTTCTCCCTTTTTAAAGTCAGAAAGAATATCGGTAATACCCACTGGAAGTAAGCTTGTCGCTTTATTCGACGTAAGCGCAAGCCGTGCCCCGGCATTGACCTGCACTATGCCGGTAGCAGATTTTTCTGAGTGGGCGATCCATTTCTTTTTTTCAGAAGCACTTTTTGTGGGGACAAAGTGTGTTTGCACAGCTTTGTTGTTAAGCAGATCTAATAAAATATTATCCGTAGTGCCATTGGCTATATGAACAGAAATGCCAAGTCGTGAAGTTTTTTGCGCCATGGTTGATTTAGTTATCATTCCACCTCGACCAAACTGTGATTTACCTGACGATATAAATGAGGAAAAATCTATATCAGCTCCTTTAACTTCATTAATAACAGACGACCCCTCCAAGTTCGGATCGCCATCATAGATGCCATCAACATTAGTTAGCAATATTAAAGCCTGCGCATTAAGCATAGAAGCTATTAACCCTGCCAATTCATCATTATCAGTAAACATCAGTTCTGTTACCGATACCACATCATTTTCGTTTACAATTGGTACAACGTTATGTTGTAAAAGTATTTCCAGGCAGTTTTTCATATTGAGGTAATGTAACCTGCCTTTAAAATCATCTGTGGTCACCAATACCTGAGAACAAAGTATTTGATGCTGTTCAAACAAGTGCGCGTAAATATTGATCAATTTCACTTGCCCTATTGATGCCAATAACTGCCTGGTGGCTATTGCATCATATTTGTCAGATACCGAGATCAGACTTCTGCCTGCGGCAACTGCTCCTGATGAAACTAAAATAACTTCGATACCTTGCTTTTTGATTTCAGCTATCTGGTCAACCAAATTACCTATACGCACCTGATCGGGCAGCCCGTTGCTTTGTGTAAGCACATTCGACCCAATTTTTATAACAATCCTGCGATAGTTGAAACTCATATTTTTTGACTAGAAATGGGTATAAATATCATAAAAAAACCTCATTTCAAATCATTTTTAGTTGAAAAAGTTTATAAATATTACAAATGATACATAAATAAGACACTACAATACTTTTGTTGACTGATTAACACAAATTTTGAGCTAAAACGGTCAATTTTTGACAAATAGTTGGACTATTCACAAGTATTTTTATATATTTTAGTGTTATTTTATCTTGTTTTAAAAGTTAGTTATTAGATGGATAGTAAGTTTTTCAACACATTTTGACATACATAAATTGAGCGATAATTGTCTATTAAAACATTTATTTGTTTATTGTAGCGCAATGAATTACATCGATTTTATTTTGATACTGGTTATAGGACTTAGTGTTTGGTTTGACATCAAACGCGGCTTTATCGTATCATCTTTATACTTGCTATCCTGGCTGAGCAGTTTAGCTGCCGGTTTCTTTCTTTATGCCCCGTTTGGCAGTCTACTTTCGCCGCTGGGATTTTGGGCGCATCCGTTTGCTTTTATAATTGTTATAATAATAGCGCGATTTTTGTTTGACAACATAATTACGCGTATTTTAAATAACATTTCTGATAGGGTGGAAGCGCATCCCGTTAATAAAACGGGAGGGATTATAACAGGTATTATTAACGGATTGATCTGGGCCGCTTTGTTAGCCACTTTTTTTCTGCTCGCACCACTAACTAAAATTTCCAGAGATACGCGGGATGCCCGTTTTACCGAAAGTTTAATATCCAAAGTCAGCTGGCTTGAGAAAAAACTTTCGCCCATATTCGGCGAGGCGCTTAACCGGTCACTCAATAAAACTACAGTTGAAGATGAACACGGCAGTGTTACCTTACCTTTTATTGTAAAACATCCAACCGTTAGACGTGATTTAGAAGCTGAAATGTTGAAATTGGTAAATAAGGAAAGAGCCGCTAACGGCTTGAAGCCGGTTGAAGCCGATGAAGAACTAACTAAAGTAGCACGTAAACATTCGTTAGATATGTTTTTGAGGGGGTATTTTTCGCATTATACGCCCGAACGTAAAAATCCTTTTGACAGGATGAAAGCAGATAAAATAGTTTTTCTTACTGCGGGTGAGAATCTGGCACTATCACAAACGTTGGATATGGCACATAGCGGATTGATGAAGTCGCCGGGGCACAAGGCCAATATATTAAATCCAACTTTTGGCCGGTTAGGGATCGGCATTTTAGATGGAGGTATTTATGGCTTAATGATCACTCAAAACTTTCGTAATTAATTTACGGGGCAAGGTCAACTACATGTCCTATAATTATAAGTGCAGGGTAAGTGAGTTGTTTGCTTTCTGCCATTACAGCCAAATCTTTAACGGTACCTTTTGCCCATTTTTGTTGTGGGAGAGAAGCGTGTTGTATAATAGCTGCGGGGGTATCGCCTTTTCCTGCCTCAACATAAGCTGTCGATATTACAGGAATTTGTTTCATGCCCATGTAAATTATAACGGTAGTATTACTTTGCATGGCCAGTTTAAGGTCGGCAGATAAAGTGCCATCTTTTTTTGTGCCGGTAATTGCCCAAATACCCTCACTCACGGCACGATGTGTTAACGGTATATCGCCAAGCCCGGATGCCTGCATGCTGGTTATTCCGGGTATGTAATGAGTTTTAATACCGTGCTCACGCGCATATAATATTTCCTCAAACCCGCGTCCAAAAATAAACGGATCGCCTCCCTTTAACCTGACAACTCTGCCGCGACTGAATGCAAAGTGCTTTATCATAGCGTTGATTTCCTCTTGAGGAGTATATGCGCCATAAGGTTGCTTGCCAACATAAACATGGTCACAATCAGTTGGTGTGAGGTCTAACAACTGTTTATTGGCAAGGTTATCATATAAAACAGCGTTGGCAGTTTGCAAAATTTTATAGGCCTTAACAGTTATCAGCTCAGGGTCTCCGGGGCCAGCGCCAACAACAAACAATTCCGGGATTATTTCTTTATCTTCCATTATAAGGCTGTAGCCAGGGGTGTGTCACAAATATAAAATCAATTTTTATGGAACAATAAGTAAATATCAATTTAACTTGTTAGTGCATATTATCCATTTTAAGGAAACACCAAGCCATATTAATACCGTATAAATGTTAACTTTATAACCCATACATACAAAATCCAGGTAAATGAAATCTGTTTTTATACCGCAATACATTAGTAATTACTTAAAGAATAACAACCATGCAGAAGCTACCACACAGAGTATAGCCGAAGCTTACAACCGCAACCTTGTAAAAGAAGGTATTCCGGATGTATCTATTGTAATGCCGGCGTATAATGAGGAAGAAAACATAGTGCCTACGCTATCATCCCTGTGCCATAACATTACGGAAAAAAATGTTGAAATAATAGTTGTAAACAATAACTCTAAAGACAAAACAGAGGAGTTGGTAAAAGCCTGCGGCGTCACCTGTATTTTACAAACTATACAAGGTATAACTCCTGCCCGTAACTTTGGATTACAACATGCGCGCGGAAAATATATATTAAATGCTGACGCCGACACAATTTATCCTAAAAACTGGATAGAGGAGATGAGCAAACCATTAGAACGCCAAAACGTAGCTATAACTTACGGCATCTTTTCTTTTATACCCATTGGTAGTACCGGCAGAATAACTTATTATTTCTATGAGTGGTTTGCAGAACTTACCCGCCTTTATAACAAATATAAAAAAACAGAAGCTGTAAACATATATGGCTTTAACTCAGGTTTTAGAAGGGAGGAGGGTTTGCAGGTTGATGGATTCAATCATCCGCCGGGCACCAATGAAGATGGTTACCTTGCATTGAAACTTACGCAAAAAGGATTTGGTAAAATGCACAAGGTAAACAGCGCTATTGTATGGACAACCGACAGGCGTATACAAATAGATGGTGGATTATGGAAAGGTACCTGGAAACGATTAAAACGCGTATTAAATATTAGTTAGTAAACAAGTCAGGGTAATCTGCTTTCATTTGTTTAAAAACCTTTGCAAGCCCGTTATCCAGTTTCTCAATTAATTGATTAGGCTCACCAGCCTGCGATTCAAGTTCAATAACATAAGGTACAAGTGATGTTACGCCCATGTTGCCAAATGTTGATTTTAATTTGTGAGCTATCTGTCCAACTTCTTTCCAGTTATTTTGGGATGCAGCTTCTTTTAGCTTGTCAAAGTCTTTTACTACAAAGTCAACAAACATCACTATCATTTTATCAATAAAAGCTGGATTGTTTTTGCCAATTGCCTCGATCATTGCAATGCTGTACAATCTTTCTTCATTCTCTAACACTATTTGCTGTGTTGTATCAGGCGCAGAAGGAGTTTCGGTTTGCTCTTTTTCAGCCAGGTTTAATACTTCTGATATTTTTTCGTGCAGCTTTTCTTCGGTATAGGGCTTAGTTATGTAGTCATTCATTCCTGCATCTTTGTAAAGCTTTGCATCACCCTGTAAAGTATTTGCAGTAAAAGCTATAATAGGAATATTAGCTTTTTGATCATTGTTTAATTCTCTAATATGGCGAGTAGCCGTTATACCATCCATTTCAGGCATTTGAATGTCCATCAATATCAAATCGTAAGTATTTCCATTTACTTTTTCAATGGCTTCTTTACCGTTCACCGCAATATCAACACTGCCGCCCCATGATTCGAGCATTGTTTTAACCAGAAACTGGTTCAACTCTATATCCTCGGCCACTAATATTTTCTTCTCAATTTTTGACAGACTCAGAGGAGGGGCCTTCGTTTCACTCAAAGCCTGTAACTGTCCGCGTTTAAATGGCAGGTTGAATGTAAAAGTACTGCCCACGCCAACCTTGCTTTTTAATTCAATACTGCCACCCTGCATTTCAGCCAGATTTTTACTTATTGAAAGGCCTAAGCCAGTTCCTCCAAATTTTCCTGCAAATTTTGTTGATGCTTTAACAAAAGGTTCAAAAATGGTAGGTAGCCTGCTTTCATCTATACCTATCCCTGTGTCTTCAACTACAAACTCAACAATAGCGTCAGCATCGGTGTAATGAAGCAAACCTGTTGTAACTATTACAGAACCTTTGTTAGTAAATTTAATGGCGTTGCTTAACAAATTATTAAGTATTTGTGCAAGGCGATGTTGATCACCAATTACAACTAAGTTACTTGGTAAGGTGTTGTTTAATTTCAACTGCACTTGCTTCTGATTTGCCTTATATTCAAAAGAGTGCACGATAGAAGCAACTTTGTCAACCACCTTAAACGCACGATGCTCAAACTCGATATTGCCTGAACTGATCTTCTCCATATCAAGTATATCATTGATGATGGTGAGCAGGTTGTTAACCGAATCTGTAATTAGGTGAGCATAATGAGTTTGCTGGTCATTAAGCACAGTTTTGCTTAATAAATTGGTAACACCCAATATACCGTTCATCGGTGTACGCAATTCATGGCTCATATTAGCGAGAAAGGTATCTTTTACTTTTGAAAGCTTTTCTGTATTTCGTTTAGCAAGTAATAACTCTTTCTCAGCTAAAATCCTTTCGGTGATGTCCTGAGAAAAACCTATAATGTAGGGCTGGCTATCTTGTTCCTCTACCTTGTAATTTTGATAAAACAAATACTTACTGTTACCATTTTTATGTGTAGCGCGAAATATGCCTTTGCTTGTGCCGGCACCGTTTACTTTATCAATATAGTCAACCTGTATTCGGTCTTTATCAATACCAGGTAGCAATACCTTTATATTTTTATTTACAACCTCATCAGCAGTGTATCCTAATACAGCGAAAATAGCAGGGTTAACTGATAACAAAGTTCCGTCAGTTGAGTGTGTATAAATTAATGCCGGTGAAAAATTATAGAGGTCACGATATCTTTTTTCGTTGATCCGCAATTGATCTTCCATTATCTTACGGTCGGTGATGTCAAGCCCATAACCTATTACAAACTCAACGCTTTGATCGTTATCCAACACCGGATACATATTTCTAAGCAAGTAGTGAGTTGAGCCATCGGGGGCAGACATACGTTCTTCCCACATGCGCTGCTTCCGCGTACGCATCACTTCATTAAACTGCCGGCGTCTCTCCTCTGCTAAACTTAGCGGCCTGCCTTTTAAATTGCAATAGTCTTCATCTGTTTTACCAATCATCCACTCACGCAATTCAGCATCTTTAATAGCTCTTGGGTTAATGAAGCGATAGGTGTGGTCGGTGTCGAGCACTACAACGTCAGACGGCAATTCGTTTACAACACGCTCAAAAAAATTATCAGGGAAATTAAAATTTTCAGGAAGTTCTGTATTATTTGTACTACTATCAGATTTGATAGCGTTAGCTACCAAATTGCCCGAAAAAAAGTATTTGCCTGCTTGCTTAAGATATTCTAAAGCGCCACTTAATACCATGTCAGGATGCGAAGCAATACTGATCTTCATAGTGTAGCCATCGGACGCATTAATATTTGATATATTATTGGCACTATCTACGCTATCAATAACTTTAAAAATATCTTTGAAATATTGCCCCCCTTGCTTGCCTATAATTTTTCCCAAAGCGCTGCCATAACCCTCAATGCTAAAGTCTTTATTCAAAAGAATGTAGTACGGGAATAATCTATTTAGCTGGTCGTTATCAAATATAAATTGCGTCACAGACATTTGGCAAAGGGTATTACGTAAAAAGGATTAGTAAAGTTTAAAATTGGCGGTATAAAAAAAGTAAATTATTAGCTAACTTAACAAAATAATTTACGTTAAAAGGTAACAAAATAAATTTAAACAAGCGCAATATTTTGTATTCTTGACAGCCAGATTCATTCAAATTATCATACTTGCTTACTAAAACATGAGTTTATCAAACACCATCCAAAAAAAAATACTTGTAGTAGAAGACGACCTATATATGCAGGCCATACTTAAAGAGTTTTTAAGTGCCACATATGAAATTCAAATATCACAAGATGGGATGGAGGCTTTGGCATTTATGCAAAGCGGCAACATACCCGACCTTATTATTGCCGATTTAAACACCCCGCAGTTAAACGGATTAGAGTTAATCAATCAAGTAAAAGCAAGTGATTTTTTTAAGTCCATACCA
It encodes:
- a CDS encoding response regulator transcription factor; translated protein: MSLSNTIQKKILVVEDDLYMQAILKEFLSATYEIQISQDGMEALAFMQSGNIPDLIIADLNTPQLNGLELINQVKASDFFKSIPIIILSGEDSSDKRIKCLDSGADDFIVKPFNPAELEARIRVVLRRIVN